One genomic window of Leptolyngbya sp. NIES-3755 includes the following:
- a CDS encoding hypothetical protein (similar to AA sequence:cyanobase_aa:PCC8801_0689): MNHIEKISSSPYLEAERRRLLDAIAEVRKSGEVAPAYYWLSLQVDTKNGRTYEYIKLNVKKPEDTKVKARSLGKPGSERHREWQQALARRDTIAELEQQIKMVEDLIDRQKARSLIVNLQALNS; the protein is encoded by the coding sequence ATGAATCATATCGAAAAAATTTCTTCAAGCCCTTATTTAGAAGCCGAACGTCGCCGCCTGCTCGACGCGATCGCAGAGGTTCGCAAATCCGGCGAAGTTGCCCCTGCGTATTATTGGCTCTCACTGCAAGTCGATACTAAAAATGGCAGGACTTACGAATATATCAAGCTCAACGTCAAGAAACCAGAAGATACAAAAGTCAAAGCACGATCGCTCGGTAAACCGGGAAGTGAGCGACATCGGGAATGGCAACAGGCTTTAGCACGTCGAGATACGATCGCCGAATTAGAGCAGCAGATCAAAATGGTGGAAGATTTGATTGATCGGCAGAAGGCACGATCGCTGATCGTTAATCTTCAAGCACTTAACTCTTGA
- a CDS encoding chromosome partitioning protein, ParB family, putative (similar to AA sequence:cyanobase_aa:AM1_B0028), producing MAGRRDLQAALTSDDQGLAFVFGNKKSSSEQIEAVVAQVPQQTVSITLIHTSFSFAPNRQPYRHFYDQAQITAWAKGEIAKNGIRSALWVRPMPSQPDEFELIAGLRRLKAAKILGLAEVPVRVFELDDAAAYQAMRAENRDREEPTPLEDLDGTLNLLAIRLDTSVPEVISLLYRMDNEARGKVANQIVLGSPKAVIVEEVFADSGISWQSFLSSRLRLLKLPAEILDAIRESKLQYTKALEVAKVKDPEARQQLLDDAILEDTSISDIKVRVKQENRSASEKTTLRSQFDEVYKRVKKSKALEDPKNIKTLQKIMAQLEQLAGQ from the coding sequence ATGGCAGGAAGACGTGATCTACAGGCAGCCCTGACTTCAGACGATCAGGGATTAGCCTTTGTCTTTGGGAATAAGAAGAGTTCGTCTGAGCAGATTGAAGCAGTTGTGGCTCAAGTTCCACAGCAGACTGTTTCAATCACCTTAATTCATACATCGTTTTCGTTTGCTCCAAATAGACAGCCTTACCGCCACTTTTATGACCAAGCTCAAATCACGGCTTGGGCGAAAGGAGAAATCGCAAAGAATGGTATTCGCTCTGCGCTCTGGGTAAGACCGATGCCAAGTCAGCCCGATGAGTTTGAACTCATTGCGGGACTGCGCCGATTGAAGGCAGCAAAAATTTTAGGACTCGCAGAAGTGCCCGTTCGCGTGTTTGAACTTGACGATGCAGCAGCATATCAAGCAATGCGAGCTGAAAATCGCGATCGAGAAGAACCGACACCGCTCGAAGACTTAGACGGGACGTTGAACTTATTAGCGATTCGCCTCGACACTTCTGTTCCTGAAGTCATTAGCCTGCTATATCGCATGGACAATGAAGCACGTGGCAAAGTTGCAAACCAGATCGTACTGGGTAGCCCAAAAGCGGTGATAGTTGAAGAGGTGTTCGCAGATTCGGGAATCAGTTGGCAGTCTTTCTTGTCTTCTCGATTGCGCTTGCTCAAATTGCCAGCAGAAATCCTGGATGCAATTCGCGAATCAAAGTTGCAATACACCAAGGCATTAGAAGTTGCGAAGGTAAAAGATCCAGAAGCTCGGCAACAACTGCTAGATGACGCTATCCTAGAGGACACTTCCATCTCTGATATCAAAGTGCGAGTCAAACAAGAGAATAGAAGCGCGTCCGAAAAGACGACGCTGCGATCACAGTTCGATGAAGTCTATAAGCGAGTCAAAAAATCTAAAGCGCTTGAAGATCCAAAGAATATTAAGACGTTACAGAAGATCATGGCTCAACTTGAGCAACTTGCAGGTCAGTAA
- a CDS encoding CobQ/CobB/MinD/ParA family protein (similar to AA sequence:cyanobase_aa:AM1_B0027), translated as MPKAKSKKASSQFDLQIPLIIGFVNQKGGAGKSTGAAHASVWFKRRNYSVILVDADGQQSSSDWVKQMNQLKETPEPYIPYVINSDPEELFKLLPELKQQYAIVIVDGPANIGEVTKTILFRSDLALIPSRESFLDLRSTGKILEYVAQAKELRGGLPVAAMYLNAVKGNTLVLKDAQGALVNAIVPLLETAIHDRACLRDASGQAKTVFEMRGSGPAAAAKSYEALFTEALRLLENGRKT; from the coding sequence ATGCCAAAAGCCAAATCCAAGAAGGCTTCCAGCCAATTCGACTTGCAGATTCCTTTGATTATTGGATTCGTGAATCAGAAGGGAGGTGCGGGTAAATCCACAGGAGCCGCTCATGCCAGTGTCTGGTTTAAGCGACGAAATTACTCAGTGATTCTAGTCGATGCAGACGGGCAGCAAAGTAGCTCAGATTGGGTCAAGCAAATGAATCAGCTTAAAGAGACTCCAGAGCCGTACATCCCTTATGTCATCAACTCTGATCCTGAAGAACTCTTCAAGCTTCTGCCTGAACTAAAACAGCAATACGCGATCGTCATCGTGGACGGTCCCGCAAATATCGGCGAGGTCACAAAAACCATTTTATTTAGAAGTGATTTGGCATTAATCCCCTCAAGAGAATCCTTTCTTGACTTGCGGAGTACCGGAAAGATTCTAGAGTACGTCGCTCAAGCCAAGGAACTCCGAGGTGGATTGCCCGTTGCAGCGATGTATCTAAATGCTGTCAAAGGCAATACGCTGGTTCTGAAAGATGCACAAGGAGCCTTAGTTAATGCGATCGTACCGCTGCTCGAAACTGCGATTCACGATCGCGCCTGTCTGCGGGATGCCTCCGGGCAAGCGAAGACCGTGTTTGAGATGCGGGGCAGCGGACCTGCTGCGGCTGCAAAAAGTTATGAAGCATTGTTCACCGAAGCGTTGAGGTTACTTGAAAATGGCAGGAAGACGTGA
- a CDS encoding type I restriction enzyme R protein (ab initio prediction:Prodigal:2.6;~similar to AA sequence:cyanobase_aa:AM1_0672): protein MSIHFEFLKSEWSKVYEAAVKAESLAYPDPRTACFYSRRALEIAVSWLFECDNSLIQPYKTDLSAFLFEPSFKALIGSTLHTKLDIIRKLGNLAVHSSKPIRTEDAIAAVRELFHFCYWLGRNYGLKPSDKPAPNATFHPDRLPKTSPIPPQTQAQLQSLEQQLIAKDAELAQLIDLNAALDAELQQLRTQIAQAKAANIAQPDTHDYTEAETRDYFIDLLLREAGWTLTLPQNREYPITGMPSSSGTGFIDYVLWGDDGKPLALIEAKRTRRDPIVGQQQAKLYADCLEREFGQRPIIFYTNGYEHWLWDDLSHPPRLVQGFFKQAELELLIQRRGTRRSLITADINAEIAGRYYQTRAIRRINETFERQNERKALLVMATGAGKTRTVIALCDLLMRCNWIKRVLFLADRVALVNQATQAFKKHLPGSSPVNLVTEKHTEGRVYVSTYPTMMGLINEIKDGERRFGVGHFDLIVIDEAHRSVYQKYRAIFEYFDTYLVGLTATPKDEIDRNTYSLFNLEAGVPTDFYGLEEAVKDGYLVPPQAVSVPLRFQREGIRYEDLSEAEKEQWDELDWDENDVPDRVEAASINQWLFNADTVDKVLAHLMTRGQTVAGGDRLGKTIIFAKNNDHAKFIYDRFNANYPHYHGNFARIITHKTEYAQSLIDAFSQPDKMPHIAISVDMLDTGIDVPEVVNLVFFKLVRSKTKFWQMVGRGTRLCPDLFAPNQSKEFFYLFDYCQNLEFFSQNPDTTEGSISPSLSKRLFTTRLEVLKHLSKQESLNQTNLRILDPACGSSTFLLDPAMQNLETEKQLREVSESSTQAVSPEAEVRGEIINCLHAEVAAMNLDNFLVRPQRQLVETYAQPDAWLNLQSEQFTVIANLAGLPTERTTEDEEAKRFDLLMLKLQIAQLQSDPKFPQISYQVRAIAAALETKHGIPIVDEQIELIQEIQTDVWWEDITIAMLERVRKRLRHLIRLIEKTQRQPVYTDFVDQLGMETSIDLPGFGSGNEFDRFRAKTRQFLLAHANHLTIHKLRFNEPLTSLDLSELERMLLDAGIGADQLEQAKQINQGLGLFIRSLVGLDREAAKQAFGVFLSNSTASANQIEFINLVIDYLTHHGTMEPGLLYESPFTDIDAEGPEGVFSPEQVDVIISVLEQIRSAAAA, encoded by the coding sequence ATGAGCATCCATTTTGAATTCCTCAAATCCGAATGGTCAAAAGTCTACGAAGCCGCAGTCAAAGCCGAATCTCTCGCTTACCCCGATCCCCGTACTGCCTGCTTCTACAGCCGTCGCGCCCTAGAAATTGCCGTTTCCTGGCTGTTCGAGTGTGACAACAGCCTGATTCAGCCCTACAAAACAGATCTCTCCGCCTTTCTCTTTGAACCCAGTTTCAAAGCTCTCATCGGCTCCACGCTCCACACTAAACTCGACATCATCCGCAAACTCGGCAATCTCGCCGTTCACAGCAGCAAACCGATCCGAACAGAAGACGCGATCGCGGCAGTGCGAGAACTCTTCCACTTTTGCTATTGGCTCGGTCGAAACTACGGTCTCAAACCGAGCGATAAACCTGCTCCGAACGCCACCTTTCACCCTGATCGCCTCCCCAAAACCTCGCCAATTCCGCCCCAAACCCAAGCCCAACTCCAATCCTTAGAACAGCAGCTTATCGCCAAAGATGCCGAACTTGCTCAACTCATCGATCTCAATGCCGCGCTTGATGCCGAACTGCAACAGCTCCGCACCCAAATCGCCCAAGCAAAAGCTGCTAACATTGCCCAACCAGACACGCACGACTACACCGAAGCCGAAACTCGCGACTACTTCATCGATCTGTTGCTGAGAGAAGCAGGCTGGACGCTCACCCTACCGCAAAATCGCGAATACCCTATTACCGGAATGCCAAGCTCCTCCGGTACCGGATTTATCGATTACGTTTTGTGGGGCGATGACGGCAAACCGCTTGCCCTGATCGAAGCCAAGCGTACCCGCCGCGATCCGATCGTCGGACAACAACAAGCCAAACTCTACGCTGACTGTCTCGAACGCGAATTCGGTCAGCGTCCGATCATCTTCTATACCAACGGCTACGAACATTGGCTCTGGGATGACCTCAGCCATCCGCCCCGACTGGTACAAGGCTTTTTCAAGCAAGCCGAGTTAGAACTGCTGATTCAACGTCGCGGCACTCGACGATCGCTGATCACTGCTGATATTAATGCTGAGATTGCCGGACGCTATTATCAAACCCGTGCTATTCGTCGAATCAATGAAACATTTGAGCGGCAAAACGAGCGAAAAGCACTGCTCGTGATGGCAACTGGAGCCGGAAAAACCCGCACTGTGATTGCACTTTGTGACCTGCTAATGCGCTGCAACTGGATCAAACGAGTCTTGTTTCTTGCCGATCGCGTCGCGCTTGTAAACCAGGCAACTCAAGCATTCAAGAAGCATCTTCCAGGTTCGAGTCCCGTTAATCTGGTCACAGAAAAGCACACCGAAGGACGAGTCTACGTTTCGACCTATCCCACAATGATGGGGTTAATCAACGAAATCAAAGATGGAGAACGTCGATTCGGAGTGGGTCACTTTGACTTAATTGTGATCGATGAAGCGCACCGCTCAGTTTATCAAAAGTACCGAGCAATCTTCGAGTACTTTGATACTTACCTTGTTGGACTGACTGCCACACCGAAAGATGAAATCGATCGTAATACCTACAGCCTATTCAATCTAGAAGCTGGCGTTCCGACCGACTTTTACGGGCTAGAAGAAGCCGTCAAAGATGGCTATCTCGTGCCACCGCAAGCTGTTTCTGTTCCACTCCGATTTCAGCGTGAAGGTATTCGTTACGAGGATCTGTCTGAAGCCGAAAAAGAACAGTGGGATGAACTCGACTGGGACGAAAACGACGTTCCCGATCGGGTTGAAGCTGCCTCGATCAATCAATGGCTGTTCAACGCGGACACCGTTGATAAAGTCCTGGCTCACTTAATGACTCGTGGGCAAACGGTTGCAGGTGGTGATCGACTGGGTAAAACGATTATCTTTGCGAAGAACAACGACCACGCGAAATTTATCTACGATCGCTTCAACGCCAACTACCCGCATTATCACGGCAACTTTGCTCGGATCATCACACACAAAACCGAGTACGCTCAAAGTCTAATTGATGCTTTTTCCCAACCCGACAAAATGCCGCATATTGCAATCTCAGTCGATATGCTCGATACCGGGATTGATGTGCCTGAAGTGGTGAATCTGGTCTTTTTCAAACTTGTGCGATCGAAAACAAAGTTTTGGCAAATGGTCGGGCGAGGAACTCGACTCTGCCCGGATTTGTTTGCGCCCAACCAATCGAAAGAGTTTTTCTATCTATTCGACTACTGCCAAAATCTAGAATTCTTCAGCCAAAACCCCGACACGACCGAAGGCTCGATTAGTCCTTCGCTCAGCAAGCGATTGTTCACGACCCGCCTAGAAGTTCTGAAACACCTGAGTAAACAAGAAAGCCTTAATCAAACAAATCTACGTATCCTTGATCCTGCCTGCGGTTCTAGCACTTTTCTCCTTGATCCTGCCATGCAGAATCTTGAGACAGAGAAGCAACTTCGCGAAGTTTCCGAATCCTCTACTCAAGCAGTCAGCCCAGAAGCTGAGGTGCGCGGTGAAATTATCAACTGCTTGCACGCTGAGGTTGCTGCGATGAATCTTGATAATTTCCTTGTCCGTCCTCAACGGCAACTCGTCGAAACCTACGCTCAACCTGATGCTTGGTTAAATTTGCAGTCAGAACAATTTACGGTGATAGCCAATCTCGCCGGATTGCCAACTGAACGAACGACCGAAGATGAGGAAGCCAAGCGATTCGATCTACTCATGCTGAAATTGCAGATAGCACAGCTTCAGTCTGACCCGAAGTTTCCTCAGATTAGTTATCAAGTTCGTGCGATCGCAGCCGCTCTAGAAACGAAGCATGGAATTCCGATTGTGGATGAGCAAATCGAATTAATTCAAGAGATTCAAACCGATGTTTGGTGGGAAGATATCACGATCGCAATGCTGGAACGGGTTCGGAAACGTTTGAGGCACTTGATTCGCCTCATTGAGAAAACGCAGCGTCAGCCAGTCTACACCGATTTTGTAGATCAACTCGGCATGGAAACCTCGATCGATCTGCCTGGATTTGGCAGCGGGAATGAGTTCGATCGCTTTCGTGCTAAAACTCGTCAATTTCTGCTGGCTCACGCAAATCATCTGACGATCCATAAGCTGAGATTCAATGAACCGCTCACTTCACTCGATTTAAGTGAATTAGAACGAATGCTGCTCGATGCGGGAATCGGCGCTGATCAATTAGAACAGGCGAAACAAATCAATCAAGGGCTAGGGTTATTTATTCGGTCTCTCGTCGGATTAGATCGTGAAGCAGCAAAGCAAGCGTTCGGTGTATTTTTATCAAACTCAACTGCATCCGCCAATCAAATCGAGTTTATCAACCTAGTCATCGATTATTTGACGCACCACGGCACGATGGAACCCGGATTGCTCTACGAGTCTCCGTTCACAGACATCGATGCTGAAGGACCGGAAGGCGTATTTAGTCCAGAGCAAGTAGATGTAATCATTTCAGTGCTTGAACAGATTCGATCTGCGGCAGCAGCATAA
- a CDS encoding hypothetical protein (protein of unknown function DUF820;~similar to AA sequence:cyanobase_aa:Cyan7425_0154), producing MTAAIATPITQIEILPGSAIRISGITWDSYLSLLQELGDGRSTRIAYDNGTLEIRMPGQPHEAANRVLAAIALTLAEEFGFEFNDLGSMTMNRPQLNKGIEPDSCFYIQNAQPGQGLGETISNDLPPDLALEVDIANRSDSKLSLYQAMQVPEIWLYQQGQVKIKHLENQQYREAFTSRAFPSVTVEQLNQWLELRRTGTDLTVVRAVRQFCRQQNR from the coding sequence ATGACCGCCGCAATTGCCACGCCCATCACCCAGATCGAAATTCTTCCCGGCAGTGCCATTCGGATCAGCGGCATCACTTGGGACAGCTATCTCTCCCTCCTGCAAGAACTCGGAGACGGTCGCTCAACTCGCATCGCTTACGACAACGGAACCCTAGAAATCAGAATGCCCGGTCAACCCCACGAAGCCGCCAACCGAGTCCTAGCCGCGATCGCTCTCACCCTAGCCGAAGAATTCGGCTTTGAATTCAATGATCTAGGTTCAATGACGATGAACCGCCCCCAACTTAACAAAGGCATCGAACCGGATAGCTGTTTCTACATTCAGAATGCTCAACCCGGACAAGGCTTAGGCGAAACCATTTCCAACGACCTACCGCCCGATCTCGCCCTAGAAGTAGACATCGCCAACCGCTCAGACAGCAAACTCAGCCTCTATCAAGCGATGCAAGTTCCTGAAATTTGGCTCTATCAACAGGGGCAAGTCAAAATTAAGCACCTAGAAAACCAGCAGTATAGAGAGGCTTTCACCAGTCGCGCCTTTCCATCGGTCACTGTCGAGCAGCTAAATCAATGGCTAGAATTGCGCCGCACTGGAACCGATCTAACTGTCGTGCGTGCTGTTCGCCAATTCTGTCGTCAGCAAAATCGTTGA
- a CDS encoding fdxN element excision controlling factor XisI-like protein (similar to AA sequence:cyanobase_aa:Npun_R5661), with protein sequence MDKLDQYRQTIEKLLTEYHNIASSKQVQSENSEISDRLALDREHDQYIWLRFGWSDQQKVQHIIMYLCIKNGKIWVEEDATNLCVVDDLLAANIPESDIVLGFHPPAKRTLTEFALS encoded by the coding sequence ATGGATAAGCTAGATCAATATCGTCAAACGATTGAAAAACTACTCACCGAATACCACAACATCGCAAGCTCTAAACAGGTGCAATCGGAAAACTCCGAAATCAGCGATCGTCTCGCTCTGGATAGAGAACACGACCAATACATCTGGCTCCGATTTGGCTGGTCAGATCAGCAGAAAGTACAGCACATTATCATGTACCTCTGCATTAAAAATGGCAAGATTTGGGTTGAAGAAGATGCCACAAATCTGTGCGTTGTCGATGATTTATTAGCCGCCAATATTCCTGAGAGTGATATTGTCTTAGGCTTTCACCCCCCAGCAAAGCGAACCTTAACGGAATTCGCGCTCTCCTAA
- a CDS encoding fdxN element excision controlling factor XisH-like protein (similar to AA sequence:cyanobase_aa:Npun_R5662) codes for MPARDVYHDAVKNALIKDGWVITADPYIIKYEDAELYADLAAEQPIAAYRQEQKIVVEIKSFIGRSPMYDFHNALGQYIVYRNLIQLTEPEYTLYLAIDEAVYHEFFQRKSIQAILQANQLLLIVVNTTTEEIRAWIS; via the coding sequence ATGCCTGCCAGAGATGTCTATCACGACGCAGTTAAAAACGCCCTGATCAAAGACGGATGGGTGATCACAGCAGATCCATATATCATCAAATATGAAGATGCTGAACTTTACGCAGATCTCGCCGCCGAACAACCCATCGCCGCCTATCGACAAGAACAAAAAATCGTAGTTGAAATTAAAAGCTTCATCGGGCGATCGCCCATGTACGACTTTCACAACGCGCTAGGACAATACATCGTCTACCGCAATCTGATCCAGCTTACTGAACCCGAATACACGCTATATCTCGCGATCGATGAAGCTGTTTATCACGAATTTTTTCAGCGTAAATCGATTCAAGCCATCCTCCAAGCAAATCAGCTTTTGCTCATCGTTGTAAATACTACCACCGAGGAGATTCGAGCATGGATAAGCTAG
- a CDS encoding restriction modification system DNA specificity subunit (similar to AA sequence:cyanobase_aa:Tery_2421) produces MGLHDQYVRLSDVSELITKGTTPTTLGFNFTSQGIGFLRVQNIDQGQVFFERDVLYIDEKTHLALKRSQIKSGDVLVSIAGSIGRAAVVPKNAPELNCNQALAIVRVRNTVFQPYLRYWLESSDAQSQIRGATVTGTISNLSLTQLGNLKILLPPIAEQKRIAAILDKAEELRSLRRKALGELDAIAQSIFLEMFGDPSTNLMKWEKGCLGDVATFIGGGTPKRECPEYFEGSICWATSKDMKSEFLDDTQEHITPEAIKKSATNLVPINTILIVVKSKILMHSLPIAIARVPTCFGQDIKGIKVLKRCEVTFVATALRYGKRWLLERARGINTEGLTLDHLKAFPLLIPPIELQQEFARRVEAIERLKTTHRESIAQLDALFASLQHRAFRGEL; encoded by the coding sequence ATGGGATTACATGACCAATATGTACGTTTATCGGACGTATCTGAACTCATAACGAAGGGAACAACTCCAACAACGCTTGGTTTTAATTTCACAAGTCAAGGAATCGGATTTTTACGAGTTCAAAATATTGATCAGGGACAAGTGTTCTTTGAGCGAGATGTTCTTTATATTGATGAAAAAACTCATCTTGCCTTGAAACGTTCTCAGATCAAATCAGGTGATGTTCTTGTTTCCATTGCTGGCTCTATTGGAAGAGCGGCAGTTGTGCCAAAGAATGCTCCTGAACTCAACTGTAATCAAGCTCTTGCGATCGTACGAGTAAGAAACACTGTTTTTCAGCCTTATTTGCGATACTGGCTAGAAAGCTCAGATGCACAATCCCAAATTCGCGGCGCAACAGTCACAGGAACAATATCGAATCTCAGCCTCACTCAGCTAGGAAACCTTAAGATTTTACTTCCTCCGATCGCTGAACAGAAACGAATCGCCGCAATTCTAGATAAGGCTGAGGAACTGCGATCGCTGCGTCGGAAAGCATTGGGGGAATTAGATGCGATCGCTCAATCCATCTTTCTCGAAATGTTCGGCGATCCATCAACAAACTTAATGAAATGGGAAAAAGGTTGTCTTGGTGATGTTGCTACATTTATCGGAGGAGGTACACCAAAGCGTGAGTGTCCTGAATATTTTGAAGGTTCAATATGCTGGGCTACCTCGAAAGACATGAAAAGTGAGTTTCTTGACGACACGCAGGAACACATTACGCCTGAAGCAATCAAGAAAAGTGCTACTAATCTCGTTCCAATAAACACAATTTTAATTGTAGTCAAAAGCAAAATTTTGATGCACAGTCTTCCGATAGCGATAGCTAGAGTACCAACCTGCTTCGGTCAAGATATTAAAGGCATCAAAGTTCTAAAGCGCTGCGAAGTGACATTTGTTGCTACTGCACTCCGTTATGGTAAGCGCTGGCTTCTTGAACGTGCGCGAGGAATTAATACTGAAGGATTAACGCTTGATCACTTAAAGGCGTTTCCGCTACTAATTCCTCCGATCGAACTTCAGCAAGAATTTGCTCGGCGGGTGGAAGCGATCGAACGTCTCAAAACCACACATCGCGAATCGATCGCCCAACTCGATGCCCTGTTCGCCTCGCTTCAACACCGCGCCTTTCGAGGTGAGTTGTAA
- a CDS encoding PilT domain-containing protein (similar to AA sequence:cyanobase_aa:Npun_F4285): MVIDTMVFAYALLRVENQYEQAISALETAEQIIVPDSLFAELGNVVWQWIQFRQLPIETGLEVLEDAEALIDKIVPTAQIRDRSLELAVRANHSFYDALFVAAAIQEQVQVITFDRKFAAKFSEQVRLLE, translated from the coding sequence ATGGTGATTGATACGATGGTGTTCGCTTACGCGCTGTTGCGAGTGGAGAATCAGTATGAGCAGGCGATCTCGGCGCTAGAAACCGCAGAGCAGATTATTGTGCCGGATTCCCTGTTTGCTGAGTTGGGCAATGTGGTGTGGCAATGGATTCAGTTTCGACAGTTGCCGATCGAGACAGGGCTGGAGGTACTAGAAGATGCAGAGGCATTGATTGATAAGATTGTTCCCACTGCTCAAATTCGAGATAGGTCGCTGGAGTTGGCAGTTCGAGCAAATCACTCATTCTATGATGCGCTGTTTGTGGCGGCTGCGATTCAGGAGCAGGTTCAAGTCATCACGTTCGATCGTAAATTTGCGGCGAAGTTTTCTGAGCAAGTGAGGCTTCTCGAATAG
- a CDS encoding FdxN element excision controlling factor protein (similar to AA sequence:cyanobase_aa:MAE20240), producing the protein MSKRDRYHNALRRTLEKDGWTITADPLILRLEGNDLKADLGAEKTFAAEKAGRKIAIELKEFTAISAVSELEKTIGQLQLYQWALDGQEPDRRLFLAVSEMAYVKHFEKPLFQLVMQRNKINLLIYQPESEEIVEWITHNDMPSF; encoded by the coding sequence ATGTCTAAGCGCGATCGATACCATAATGCTTTACGCCGAACCTTAGAGAAGGATGGCTGGACAATTACGGCTGATCCTTTAATTTTGCGGCTGGAGGGGAACGACTTAAAGGCGGATTTAGGGGCAGAGAAGACGTTTGCGGCGGAGAAGGCGGGACGGAAAATCGCGATCGAATTAAAGGAGTTTACGGCAATTTCGGCGGTGAGTGAGTTGGAGAAAACGATCGGGCAACTTCAGTTGTATCAATGGGCTTTGGATGGACAAGAACCGGATCGACGGTTGTTTTTGGCGGTCAGTGAGATGGCGTATGTGAAACACTTTGAGAAGCCGTTGTTTCAGTTAGTGATGCAGCGCAATAAAATTAATTTACTGATTTATCAGCCAGAGTCGGAGGAAATTGTGGAATGGATCACTCACAACGATATGCCGAGCTTTTGA